Proteins encoded within one genomic window of Empedobacter falsenii:
- the porT gene encoding type IX secretion/gliding motility protein PorT/SprT: MRKNLIIALSLTVASIANAQFRPNNDRSENRTETDQKKFSFGYFLGTNMMSYKIVPKAQTNPLPGTPQTPEDDGVNEHGLVYLDQESKAGFSVGLIAKMRVNDYIDLKSEPGLHFAQRILHFRNAPLAGTSTGTYEGDLEDSNVKREVKSTYIEIPLLLNFHGDRWFNTRPYIQGGLGYLMNLQSNENKEDDNATGVFRTTTNNFNWQAEIGVEIYFKRFKLTPALKGMFFFNNEIVPDKPSTDPYWTGSLNSLSTRAFVFSLKFE; encoded by the coding sequence ATGAGAAAAAATCTAATCATCGCATTATCGTTAACTGTTGCTAGCATTGCAAATGCGCAGTTTCGCCCTAATAATGACAGAAGCGAAAACAGAACTGAAACTGATCAGAAAAAATTTAGTTTTGGATATTTCTTGGGAACTAATATGATGAGTTACAAGATTGTTCCTAAAGCTCAAACAAATCCGTTACCAGGAACTCCTCAAACTCCAGAAGATGATGGAGTAAATGAACACGGTTTAGTTTATTTAGATCAAGAAAGTAAAGCTGGTTTCTCTGTTGGATTAATCGCAAAAATGCGAGTAAATGATTATATTGATTTAAAATCAGAACCAGGATTGCATTTTGCTCAACGTATTTTACATTTTCGTAATGCCCCTTTAGCTGGTACATCAACTGGTACTTATGAAGGAGATTTAGAAGATTCTAATGTAAAACGCGAAGTAAAATCTACTTATATCGAAATTCCATTGTTACTTAACTTTCACGGAGATCGTTGGTTCAATACACGTCCATACATTCAAGGAGGTTTGGGTTATCTAATGAATTTACAATCTAACGAAAATAAGGAAGACGATAACGCAACTGGAGTTTTTAGAACAACAACGAATAACTTTAACTGGCAAGCTGAAATTGGAGTTGAAATTTATTTCAAACGATTTAAACTTACACCAGCTCTAAAAGGTATGTTCTTCTTTAATAATGAAATTGTTCCTGATAAACCTTCTACAGACCCTTATTGGACAGGAAGCTTGAATTCATTATCAACCAGAGCATTTGTTTTTTCTCTAAAATTTGAATAA
- a CDS encoding acyl-CoA dehydrogenase family protein — MNFQLSEEQLMIQEAARDFAKAELLPGVIERDETSTFPTDAVKKMGELGFLGMMVDPKYGGSGLDSVSYVIAMEEIAKVDASAAVVMSVNNSLVCAGMEKYCNEDQKQKYLVPLASGQVIGAFCLSEPDAGSDATSQKTTAVDMGDHYLLNGTKNWITNGGTASTYLVIAQTDPEKGHKGINAFIVEKGWAGFEIGPKEQKMGIRGSDTHSLFFNDVKVPKENRIGEDGFGFAFAMNVLNGGRIGIASQALGIAQGAYELALDYAKIRKAFKTEIINHQAVAFKLADMATNITAARMLCFKAAVEKDEGKDISISGAMAKLFASKTANEVASEAVQIHGGNGYVREYHVERMMRDAKITQIYEGTSEIQKIVISRGIAK; from the coding sequence ATGAATTTTCAATTATCGGAAGAACAATTAATGATTCAAGAAGCTGCTCGTGATTTCGCTAAAGCCGAATTATTACCAGGAGTTATCGAACGCGATGAAACATCTACTTTCCCAACTGATGCAGTAAAAAAAATGGGAGAACTTGGATTCTTAGGTATGATGGTTGACCCAAAATACGGAGGATCTGGTTTAGATAGCGTTTCTTATGTCATTGCAATGGAAGAAATCGCTAAAGTTGATGCTTCTGCTGCTGTTGTCATGTCAGTTAACAACTCTTTGGTTTGTGCTGGTATGGAAAAATATTGTAACGAAGATCAAAAACAAAAATATTTAGTACCATTAGCTTCTGGTCAAGTGATCGGAGCATTTTGTTTATCTGAGCCAGACGCTGGTTCTGATGCAACTTCTCAAAAAACTACTGCGGTAGATATGGGAGATCACTATTTATTAAATGGAACAAAAAACTGGATTACGAATGGTGGAACAGCTTCTACTTATTTAGTAATCGCTCAAACTGATCCAGAAAAAGGTCACAAAGGAATCAATGCTTTCATCGTAGAAAAAGGATGGGCAGGTTTCGAAATTGGACCAAAAGAGCAAAAAATGGGAATCCGTGGTTCTGACACACATTCATTATTCTTTAATGATGTAAAAGTTCCAAAAGAAAACCGTATCGGTGAAGATGGATTTGGATTTGCTTTCGCAATGAATGTCTTAAACGGAGGACGTATCGGTATTGCTTCTCAAGCATTAGGTATTGCTCAAGGTGCTTATGAATTAGCGTTAGATTATGCAAAAATTCGTAAAGCATTCAAAACAGAAATCATCAATCATCAAGCTGTTGCATTCAAATTAGCAGATATGGCAACTAATATTACAGCTGCTCGTATGTTATGTTTCAAAGCTGCGGTTGAGAAAGACGAAGGAAAAGATATTTCTATTTCTGGTGCAATGGCAAAACTATTTGCTTCTAAAACAGCGAACGAAGTTGCTTCGGAAGCCGTTCAAATTCATGGAGGAAATGGTTATGTTCGTGAGTATCATGTAGAGCGTATGATGCGTGATGCAAAAATTACTCAGATTTACGAAGGAACATCAGAAATTCAAAAAATTGTAATTTCGAGAGGAATTGCTAAATAA
- a CDS encoding fumarylacetoacetate hydrolase family protein — protein sequence MKIFRFGPKGQEKSGVIIDEKKFDVSASGIIYDDDFFGNTEKQETLQKYIELNINSLPLVEDDVRIGTPLTRPGKIVCVGLNFDDHVKETGLQQQAEPIMFIKANQSFNGPEDGIMQPNGSTKMDWETELCIIIGEKANNVTEEDAMNHVYGYALINDISERAFQTERGGTWDKGKGCDTFAPVGPFIATKDEIEDVNNLRVWLKLNGELMQDGNTSDFIYRIPKLISYLSQFMSFLPGDIISTGSPAGSGMGKTPQVWLKPGDVIEYGIEGLGSTTQTILPFSRG from the coding sequence ATGAAAATTTTTAGATTCGGACCAAAAGGTCAGGAGAAATCAGGTGTAATCATCGATGAGAAAAAATTCGATGTTTCAGCATCTGGAATTATTTATGATGATGATTTTTTTGGAAATACAGAAAAACAAGAAACTTTACAAAAATATATCGAGCTTAACATTAATAGCTTGCCATTAGTTGAAGATGATGTACGTATTGGTACACCTTTAACTCGTCCAGGAAAAATTGTTTGTGTAGGTCTTAACTTCGATGATCACGTAAAAGAAACAGGTTTACAACAACAAGCAGAACCGATTATGTTTATCAAAGCGAATCAATCGTTTAACGGACCAGAAGACGGAATTATGCAACCAAATGGTTCTACAAAAATGGACTGGGAAACAGAACTTTGTATTATTATTGGTGAAAAAGCAAATAATGTAACGGAAGAAGACGCAATGAATCACGTATATGGTTATGCATTGATTAATGATATTTCTGAACGTGCTTTCCAAACAGAACGTGGTGGTACTTGGGACAAAGGAAAAGGATGTGATACATTTGCACCTGTTGGACCTTTTATTGCAACAAAAGACGAAATCGAGGATGTAAATAATTTACGTGTTTGGTTAAAATTAAACGGAGAATTAATGCAAGATGGTAATACAAGTGATTTTATTTACCGTATTCCTAAATTAATTTCTTACCTATCTCAATTTATGTCTTTCTTACCAGGAGATATTATTTCTACAGGTTCTCCAGCAGGATCAGGAATGGGGAAAACACCTCAAGTTTGGTTAAAACCAGGAGATGTTATCGAATATGGAATTGAAGGTTTAGGTTCTACAACTCAAACTATTTTACCTTTCTCAAGAGGTTAA
- the rplM gene encoding 50S ribosomal protein L13 encodes MDTLSYKTSSANKETAQKEWVVVDASDLSLGRLASGVAKLIRGKHKTNFTPHADCGDYVIVLNADKIQLTGNKWDDKLYIRHTGYPGGQRSLTAKEVFAKDPVRLIEKSVKGMLPKNKLGSKLLTNLHVFVGTEHNHEAQQPKQIDINEYL; translated from the coding sequence GTGGACACGTTAAGTTACAAAACTTCATCAGCCAACAAAGAAACTGCTCAGAAAGAATGGGTAGTTGTGGACGCTTCTGACTTATCATTAGGTCGTTTAGCGTCAGGTGTTGCGAAGCTTATCAGAGGTAAGCACAAAACAAACTTCACTCCTCATGCAGATTGTGGAGATTATGTAATTGTTTTAAACGCTGACAAAATTCAATTAACAGGTAACAAATGGGATGACAAATTATACATCCGTCACACAGGTTACCCAGGTGGACAAAGATCTTTAACTGCGAAAGAAGTTTTTGCAAAAGATCCTGTACGCTTAATCGAAAAGTCAGTAAAAGGAATGTTACCTAAAAATAAATTGGGTAGTAAATTATTGACTAATTTACATGTATTTGTTGGTACTGAGCACAATCACGAAGCTCAACAACCAAAACAAATCGATATTAACGAATATTTATAA
- the rpsI gene encoding 30S ribosomal protein S9, translating into MAIVHKIGRRKTSVARVYLQEGNGEIFINGRELAIYFPTAVLQYKVEQPFLITGTKEKYNVDIKVFGGGITGQAEAIRLAISRALCEVDADFRLQLKPEGLLTRDPRMVERKKFGQKKARKKFQFSKR; encoded by the coding sequence ATGGCAATAGTTCATAAAATCGGACGTAGAAAAACATCTGTTGCTCGTGTATACTTACAAGAAGGTAATGGAGAAATCTTCATTAACGGGCGCGAGTTAGCAATCTACTTCCCTACGGCAGTATTACAATACAAAGTAGAACAACCATTTTTAATCACTGGTACAAAAGAGAAATACAATGTAGATATCAAAGTATTTGGTGGTGGAATCACTGGTCAGGCTGAAGCAATTCGTTTAGCAATTTCTAGAGCTTTATGTGAAGTTGACGCAGATTTTCGTTTACAATTAAAACCAGAAGGGTTATTAACACGTGACCCACGTATGGTTGAACGTAAAAAATTCGGTCAAAAGAAAGCGCGTAAGAAATTCCAATTCTCTAAACGTTAA
- the rpsB gene encoding 30S ribosomal protein S2, with protein sequence MAKVNVKDLLGAGVHFGHLTRKWNPAMAPYIFMEKNGIHIIDLHKTAVKLDEASEALGKIAASGRKVLFVATKKQAKDVVAKHAEEINMPYITERWPGGMLTNFVTIRKAVKKMNSIDRMKKDGTFETLSKKERLQVDRQRASLEKNLGSIADMTRLPSAVFIVDIVREHIAVAEAQKLGIPIFAMVDTNTDPRQVDFPIPANDDASKSIDIILSTVADSIKAGLSTRKAEKEKAKEGKEEGAETKEA encoded by the coding sequence ATGGCAAAAGTAAATGTAAAGGACTTATTAGGTGCTGGTGTGCACTTTGGTCACTTAACAAGAAAATGGAATCCGGCTATGGCTCCTTATATTTTTATGGAGAAAAACGGAATCCACATCATCGACCTTCACAAAACTGCAGTGAAATTAGATGAAGCATCTGAAGCTTTAGGAAAAATTGCTGCATCTGGACGTAAAGTTCTTTTTGTTGCAACTAAAAAACAAGCGAAAGATGTTGTAGCTAAGCATGCTGAAGAAATCAACATGCCTTATATTACAGAACGTTGGCCTGGTGGGATGTTAACTAACTTTGTTACTATCCGTAAAGCAGTTAAAAAAATGAATTCAATCGATCGTATGAAAAAAGACGGTACGTTTGAAACACTATCTAAAAAAGAAAGATTACAAGTTGATCGTCAAAGAGCATCTTTAGAGAAAAACTTAGGTTCTATCGCTGATATGACACGTTTACCATCTGCAGTATTTATTGTAGATATCGTACGTGAGCACATCGCTGTAGCTGAAGCTCAAAAATTGGGTATTCCAATCTTTGCAATGGTTGATACAAATACTGACCCACGTCAAGTAGATTTCCCAATCCCTGCAAATGATGATGCTTCTAAATCTATCGATATCATCTTATCTACAGTAGCTGATTCTATCAAAGCTGGTTTATCTACACGTAAAGCAGAAAAAGAAAAAGCAAAAGAAGGTAAAGAAGAAGGAGCTGAAACAAAAGAAGCTTAA
- the tsf gene encoding translation elongation factor Ts: protein MSYKATAAEVSKLRNATGAGMMDSKKALEEAGGDFDKAVEVLRKQGQKVAAKRADRDSTEGAVIAKVNADQTKGIVIALNCETDFVAKNEAFVAMANEIADLALTVNSKEELLALPFAGITVGEKLTEQTGVIGEKIEIGTFQAIEGAIVNSYIHAGNKIGAVVSLSANVEGASEVARDVAMQVAAMNPVALDETSVAQSVIDTELSIARETLVAEGKPENMIENIAQGKLQKFFKENTLVHQASIKDGKTSVQDVVKAVNADLKVTGFIRYSL, encoded by the coding sequence ATGAGCTACAAAGCAACAGCCGCTGAGGTAAGTAAATTAAGAAACGCAACTGGTGCGGGAATGATGGACTCTAAAAAAGCTTTAGAAGAAGCTGGTGGAGATTTCGATAAAGCTGTAGAAGTTTTACGTAAACAAGGACAAAAAGTAGCTGCTAAAAGAGCTGACCGTGATTCTACAGAAGGTGCAGTTATCGCTAAAGTTAACGCTGACCAAACTAAAGGTATCGTTATCGCTTTGAACTGTGAGACTGACTTCGTTGCTAAAAATGAAGCTTTCGTTGCTATGGCTAATGAAATCGCTGATTTAGCTTTAACAGTTAACTCTAAAGAAGAATTATTAGCTTTACCATTCGCAGGAATTACAGTTGGTGAAAAATTAACTGAGCAAACAGGTGTTATTGGAGAAAAAATCGAAATTGGTACTTTCCAAGCTATCGAAGGTGCTATCGTTAATTCTTACATCCACGCTGGTAACAAAATTGGTGCTGTAGTTTCTTTATCTGCTAACGTAGAAGGTGCTTCTGAAGTAGCTCGTGACGTTGCTATGCAAGTTGCTGCTATGAACCCAGTAGCATTAGATGAAACTTCTGTTGCTCAATCTGTAATTGATACTGAATTATCTATCGCTAGAGAAACTTTAGTTGCAGAAGGTAAACCAGAAAACATGATTGAAAACATCGCTCAAGGTAAATTACAAAAATTCTTCAAAGAGAATACATTAGTTCACCAAGCGTCAATCAAAGACGGAAAAACTTCTGTTCAAGATGTCGTTAAAGCTGTTAACGCTGACTTGAAAGTAACTGGATTTATCCGTTACAGCTTATAA
- a CDS encoding T9SS type A sorting domain-containing protein — translation MKHFILFITIFLFTITSASAQSRFDQDKGSVSIYPNPASSTFTIKFDNPSKASSVSIYSIIGNEVMNKKLDGSQKANFNVQSLKKGKYIVRVFNEDGTTETQSLIKN, via the coding sequence ATGAAACACTTTATACTATTTATAACTATATTTTTATTCACCATAACATCTGCATCAGCTCAGTCGAGATTTGATCAGGACAAAGGCTCTGTTAGTATTTATCCAAATCCTGCGAGTTCTACGTTTACAATAAAATTTGATAATCCATCGAAAGCAAGTTCGGTGTCGATATATTCGATTATTGGAAATGAAGTAATGAATAAAAAATTAGACGGAAGCCAAAAAGCAAACTTTAATGTACAAAGTTTGAAAAAAGGAAAATACATTGTTCGCGTTTTTAATGAAGATGGAACAACAGAAACACAATCGTTGATTAAGAATTAA
- a CDS encoding superoxide dismutase, producing the protein MKKGIFLMSVLGVLFFVQSCETKKENADSTTKEVVKQDTVQAAAEPVGNPTDVKADPGTFQIKPLKYGYDELNEYIDAKTMEVHFSKHYLGYINKLNTALKEANIKSNDIVDILKKMDMNNAALRNNAGGYYNHMLYFDIMSPTPQKAPTGDLKAKIDATFGSTEELMKQLDEAGSKRFGSGWAWLVVKEDGSLAVTSTANQDNPLMPGAEVAGTPILGIDVWEHAYYLKYQNKRDDYLKAFNNVLDWKQVEDNYKKAK; encoded by the coding sequence ATGAAAAAGGGTATATTTTTGATGTCAGTTTTGGGTGTTCTTTTCTTTGTTCAGTCATGCGAAACGAAGAAAGAAAATGCTGACTCAACAACTAAAGAAGTTGTAAAACAAGATACAGTGCAAGCTGCTGCAGAGCCTGTTGGAAATCCTACAGATGTTAAAGCTGACCCAGGAACTTTCCAAATTAAACCTTTGAAATATGGTTACGATGAATTGAACGAATACATTGATGCAAAAACAATGGAAGTTCATTTCTCTAAACATTATTTAGGATACATCAACAAATTGAATACAGCGCTGAAAGAAGCAAATATCAAATCGAATGATATTGTAGACATTTTGAAAAAAATGGATATGAATAATGCTGCTTTACGCAACAATGCTGGTGGATATTACAATCACATGTTATATTTCGATATTATGTCTCCAACGCCGCAGAAAGCGCCTACAGGAGATCTTAAAGCTAAGATTGATGCAACATTTGGTTCTACAGAAGAATTGATGAAACAATTGGACGAAGCAGGTTCTAAACGTTTTGGTTCTGGTTGGGCTTGGTTAGTTGTGAAAGAAGACGGAAGTTTGGCAGTTACAAGTACAGCAAATCAAGATAATCCATTGATGCCAGGAGCAGAGGTTGCAGGAACGCCAATTTTAGGAATTGATGTTTGGGAACATGCTTATTATTTAAAATACCAAAACAAACGCGATGATTATTTGAAAGCGTTTAACAATGTTTTGGATTGGAAACAAGTTGAAGATAATTACAAGAAAGCGAAATAG